One genomic window of Kiloniellales bacterium includes the following:
- a CDS encoding cation:proton antiporter has product MESVHDHSQLTGLALVVLAALGCGMAMQRFRQPAVAGYILAGMILGPSGASFVENRDMIQQLAELGVLMLLFLIGMELSLRGARQVWGIALAATGLQIAVSLLAMFIFGQVLDWPLPQVLLLGFVVAVSSTAVAIKMLQEIGELRTRIGQITIGVLIAQDLAVVPMMLIIGSFGPGGSIGIEAVLKIVLSIVFLVLLIIYLSGRQRMRLPFARLVGKSADLTPLAGLAFCFGAAAISGVLGLSPAYGAFLAGLVIGNSTSRRVMIHYTAPIQSVLLMAFFLSIGLLIDLEFIWANVWTVVLIVAFIALFKTALNVGLLKALGETWPRAFLSGVLLAQIGEFSFILAALAISSGAVTAETHRLIVSVTVLSLIVSPFWLETARRLNRIVLIGVTSPREMLRLTFGREVGALFRSTRRAEHRMVDMATGATRWVGDIMPQPSRSSPMKRPKSVDLAQDLGKPVKGKIEPVKD; this is encoded by the coding sequence ATGGAGTCGGTGCATGACCACAGCCAGCTGACCGGATTGGCGCTCGTCGTCCTGGCGGCGCTGGGCTGCGGGATGGCCATGCAGCGCTTTCGACAGCCGGCCGTGGCCGGCTACATCCTGGCCGGGATGATCCTCGGGCCTTCGGGCGCCAGCTTCGTCGAGAACCGCGACATGATCCAGCAGCTCGCCGAGCTCGGCGTGCTGATGCTGCTGTTCCTGATCGGCATGGAGCTTTCCCTGCGCGGCGCGCGGCAGGTCTGGGGCATCGCGCTCGCCGCCACGGGCCTGCAGATCGCGGTCAGCCTGCTCGCCATGTTCATCTTCGGCCAGGTGCTCGACTGGCCTCTGCCCCAGGTGCTGCTGCTGGGCTTCGTCGTGGCGGTCTCCAGCACCGCGGTCGCGATCAAGATGCTGCAGGAGATCGGCGAGCTCAGGACCCGGATCGGGCAGATCACGATCGGCGTGCTGATCGCCCAAGACCTGGCGGTCGTGCCCATGATGCTGATCATCGGGTCGTTCGGTCCGGGTGGGTCGATCGGTATCGAGGCCGTGCTGAAGATCGTTCTCTCGATCGTCTTCCTGGTGCTCCTGATCATCTACCTGAGCGGACGCCAGCGCATGCGCCTGCCCTTCGCCCGGCTGGTCGGCAAGTCCGCCGACCTGACGCCCCTGGCCGGCCTGGCCTTCTGCTTCGGCGCGGCGGCGATCTCGGGCGTGCTCGGCCTCTCGCCGGCCTACGGCGCCTTCCTGGCCGGCCTGGTGATCGGCAACTCGACCAGCCGACGGGTCATGATCCACTACACGGCGCCGATCCAGAGCGTCCTGCTGATGGCCTTCTTCCTGTCGATCGGCCTGTTGATCGACCTCGAGTTCATCTGGGCCAACGTCTGGACCGTGGTCCTGATCGTTGCCTTCATCGCTCTGTTCAAGACGGCGCTCAACGTCGGGCTGCTGAAGGCGCTGGGCGAGACCTGGCCGCGCGCCTTCCTGTCCGGTGTGCTGCTGGCCCAGATCGGCGAGTTCTCCTTCATCCTGGCGGCGCTCGCCATCAGCAGCGGCGCGGTCACGGCCGAGACCCACCGCCTGATCGTCTCGGTGACGGTGCTCTCGCTGATCGTCAGCCCCTTCTGGCTCGAGACCGCCCGCCGGCTCAACCGCATCGTTCTGATCGGCGTCACCTCGCCGCGGGAAATGCTGCGTCTCACTTTCGGCCGCGAGGTCGGCGCGCTGTTCCGCTCGACCCGGCGGGCCGAGCACCGCATGGTCGATATGGCGACCGGCGCGACCCGCTGGGTCGGCGACATCATGCCCCAGCCGTCGCGATCCTCGCCGATGAAGCGCCCGAAGTCGGTCGACCTGGCCCAGGACCTGGGCAAGCCGGTCAAGGGCAAGATCGAACCGGTCAAGGACTGA
- a CDS encoding TIGR04282 family arsenosugar biosynthesis glycosyltransferase, protein MSLQSHLVVFARAPRLGRVKRRLARDLGPVAALRFHRLTTAGLLRRVARSPNWTTWLAVTPDREIARPRGLWATPARLRAQGPGDLGRRMGRVFRELPPGPVVIVGTDIPEISGTHVTQAFAALGRNDWVIGPASDGGYWLIGARRRPRLALPFRGVRWGGPHARADTLAGLGGQRVAFLEELDDVDTAADLARLSPGPRSCSRG, encoded by the coding sequence ATGAGCCTGCAGAGCCACCTGGTGGTCTTCGCCCGCGCGCCCCGGCTCGGCCGGGTCAAGCGGCGCCTCGCCCGCGACCTGGGCCCGGTCGCCGCCCTGCGCTTCCACCGTCTGACCACCGCCGGCCTGCTGCGGCGCGTGGCGCGCAGCCCGAACTGGACCACCTGGCTGGCCGTGACGCCCGACCGGGAGATCGCGCGGCCGCGCGGCCTCTGGGCGACGCCGGCCCGCCTGAGGGCGCAGGGCCCGGGCGACCTGGGCCGGCGCATGGGACGCGTCTTCCGGGAACTGCCGCCCGGGCCGGTGGTGATCGTCGGCACCGACATCCCGGAGATCTCCGGCACCCACGTGACCCAGGCCTTCGCCGCTCTCGGCCGGAACGACTGGGTGATCGGACCTGCCAGCGACGGCGGCTACTGGCTGATCGGCGCGCGCCGGCGGCCGCGCCTCGCCCTGCCCTTTCGCGGCGTGCGCTGGGGCGGCCCCCATGCCCGGGCCGACACCCTGGCCGGTCTCGGCGGGCAGCGGGTCGCCTTCCTGGAAGAGCTCGACGACGTCGACACCGCCGCCGACCTGGCCCGTCTCAGCCCAGGACCGAGAAGCTGCTCTCGGGGTTGA
- a CDS encoding ribonuclease HII, with amino-acid sequence MPDFELERAEGAGTGRCVVGVDEAGRGPWAGPVVAAAVWLEPARLPPGLAAALDDSKRLSARARAGLAAALQAAPPEAVRHGLAEAAVEEIDRLNVLQASLLAMARAVARCGLAPDVALVDGNRAPDLPCRVRTVIKGDARSLSIAAASILAKVARDRQMACLAGAHPGYGWERNQGYGTAEHRAALSRLGVTPQHRRSFRPVREVLDLSD; translated from the coding sequence GTGCCCGACTTCGAGCTCGAGCGGGCGGAGGGCGCCGGCACCGGCCGCTGCGTCGTCGGGGTCGACGAAGCCGGACGGGGTCCCTGGGCCGGCCCGGTGGTGGCGGCCGCGGTCTGGCTCGAACCTGCGCGTCTGCCGCCCGGTCTCGCCGCGGCTCTCGACGATTCCAAGCGGCTGTCGGCGCGCGCCCGCGCCGGCCTGGCGGCGGCACTCCAGGCGGCTCCGCCCGAGGCTGTCCGGCACGGACTGGCCGAGGCGGCGGTCGAGGAGATCGATCGCCTCAACGTCCTGCAGGCCAGCCTGCTCGCCATGGCGCGCGCCGTGGCGCGCTGCGGCCTGGCGCCCGACGTCGCCCTGGTCGACGGCAACCGGGCGCCCGATCTGCCGTGCCGGGTGCGCACGGTGATCAAGGGCGACGCCCGCAGCCTGTCGATCGCCGCCGCCTCGATCCTGGCCAAGGTGGCGCGGGACCGGCAGATGGCCTGCCTGGCGGGGGCGCACCCGGGCTACGGCTGGGAACGCAACCAGGGATACGGCACGGCCGAGCACCGGGCCGCGCTGTCCCGGCTCGGGGTTACCCCCCAGCACCGGCGGTCGTTTCGGCCCGTGCGTGAGGTCCTCGATCTAAGCGATTGA
- the glpD gene encoding glycerol-3-phosphate dehydrogenase, producing MSGPVMAKSPIYDLLIVGGGINGAGIARDAAGRGLKVLLCEQHDLASATSSASTKLIHGGLRYLEYFEFRLVREALIEREVLLRAAPHIIWPMTFVLPHARQLRPAWMVRLGLWLYDHLGGRERLPGSRGLDLTRDPLGGPLAGDVKRGFSYADCWVEDSRLVVLNALDARERGAEIRTRTRCVSARRRDGLWEMDLAPSGGEAAERIRARIMINAAGPWVSETLTSVASLNAKSAVRMIKGSHIVVPRLYDGEQSYILQNTDRRVVFLIPYEQRFTLIGTTDVPYDGDPAEARIADDETRYLCDAANRYLAQQIGPEDVIWSYAGVRPLYDDASENASAVTRDYVLDIDADDGAAPLLSVFGGKITTYRKLAEHALAKLSPWLEATGDPWTAEVSLPGGDMPDADFDAYLERFQGAHPWLPPALARRYLRAYGTRAERIVGRAAALDDLGEALGDGLYEAELRYLVDQEWAQTAEDILWRRSKLGLHCGAETRARLDDWIARRATAAAERIALP from the coding sequence TTGTCCGGCCCGGTCATGGCCAAGAGCCCGATCTACGATCTTCTGATCGTAGGCGGCGGAATCAACGGCGCGGGGATCGCCCGCGACGCGGCGGGCCGCGGCCTGAAGGTTCTGCTCTGCGAGCAGCACGACCTGGCCTCGGCGACCTCCTCGGCCAGCACCAAGTTGATCCACGGCGGCCTGCGATATCTCGAGTACTTCGAGTTCCGCCTGGTGCGCGAGGCACTGATCGAGCGGGAGGTCCTGCTGCGCGCCGCGCCCCACATCATCTGGCCCATGACCTTCGTGCTGCCCCACGCCCGTCAGCTGCGGCCCGCCTGGATGGTGCGCCTCGGCCTCTGGCTCTACGACCACCTGGGCGGCCGCGAGCGGCTCCCGGGATCGCGCGGGCTCGACCTGACGCGCGATCCCCTGGGCGGGCCACTGGCCGGCGACGTCAAGAGGGGGTTCAGCTACGCCGACTGCTGGGTCGAGGACTCCAGGCTGGTGGTGCTCAACGCCCTGGATGCCCGGGAACGGGGCGCGGAGATCCGAACCCGCACCCGCTGCGTCAGCGCGCGGCGCCGCGACGGCCTCTGGGAGATGGACCTGGCCCCGAGCGGGGGCGAGGCCGCCGAACGGATCAGGGCGCGCATCATGATCAACGCCGCCGGGCCGTGGGTCAGCGAGACCCTGACAAGCGTGGCGAGCCTGAACGCGAAGAGCGCGGTGCGCATGATCAAGGGCAGCCACATCGTGGTCCCGCGCCTCTACGACGGCGAGCAGAGCTACATCCTGCAGAACACCGACCGGCGGGTCGTGTTCCTGATCCCCTACGAGCAGCGCTTCACCCTGATCGGGACGACGGACGTGCCCTACGACGGCGACCCCGCCGAGGCCCGCATCGCCGATGACGAGACCCGCTATCTGTGCGACGCTGCGAACCGCTATCTCGCGCAGCAGATCGGACCGGAGGACGTCATCTGGAGCTATGCCGGCGTGCGCCCGCTCTACGACGACGCGAGCGAGAACGCCTCGGCGGTGACCCGCGACTACGTCCTCGACATCGATGCGGACGACGGCGCCGCGCCGCTGCTCTCGGTCTTCGGCGGCAAGATCACGACCTACCGCAAGCTGGCCGAGCACGCCCTGGCCAAGCTTTCGCCCTGGCTCGAAGCGACCGGCGATCCCTGGACCGCCGAGGTGTCCCTGCCGGGCGGCGACATGCCGGACGCCGATTTCGACGCCTATCTCGAGCGTTTTCAAGGCGCGCACCCCTGGCTTCCACCGGCCCTGGCGCGGCGCTACCTGCGCGCCTACGGCACCCGCGCCGAGCGCATCGTCGGGCGGGCCGCGGCGCTCGACGATCTCGGCGAAGCCCTGGGCGACGGTCTCTACGAGGCGGAGCTTCGCTATCTGGTCGACCAGGAATGGGCGCAGACCGCCGAGGACATCCTGTGGCGACGGTCGAAGCTCGGCCTGCACTGCGGGGCGGAGACCCGTGCGCGGCTTGACGACTGGATTGCCCGCCGTGCCACCGCCGCCGCCGAGCGGATCGCCCTGCCATGA
- a CDS encoding DUF2889 domain-containing protein, translating to MPLSPPAERKHLHTRRYHFEGFERADGLWDIEGRMTDVKTYGFDNNYRGRIEPGTPLHDMIIRLTLDTDFVVRDIEATTEASPYRMCSDITPNFKRMIGTKISLGWRAAIRKNLGGVEGCTHLVEMLGAMATVAFQTIYPKIAAKVEDPNPAKRPGMIDSCHAYRSDGEIVKRIWPSFYTGS from the coding sequence ATGCCTTTGTCGCCGCCGGCCGAGCGCAAGCACCTGCACACACGCCGCTATCACTTCGAGGGATTCGAACGGGCCGACGGGCTCTGGGACATCGAAGGGCGGATGACCGACGTCAAGACCTACGGCTTCGACAACAACTACCGGGGGCGGATCGAGCCGGGAACGCCCCTGCACGACATGATCATTCGCCTGACCCTGGATACCGATTTCGTGGTGCGGGACATCGAAGCCACGACCGAGGCCTCGCCCTACCGAATGTGCAGCGACATTACGCCCAATTTCAAGCGCATGATCGGCACCAAGATAAGCCTCGGCTGGCGCGCGGCGATCCGCAAGAACCTCGGCGGGGTCGAGGGCTGCACGCACCTGGTCGAGATGCTCGGCGCCATGGCGACCGTCGCCTTCCAGACGATCTACCCGAAGATCGCGGCCAAGGTCGAAGATCCCAATCCCGCAAAGAGGCCGGGGATGATCGATTCCTGCCACGCCTACCGCAGCGACGGCGAGATCGTGAAGCGGATCTGGCCGTCGTTCTACACCGGCAGCTGA
- a CDS encoding ATP-binding cassette domain-containing protein: MASVLRPDEILLRVRGLSGIWLAEVSFDLAAGECLAVMGPSGSGKSLLLRALADLDPNSGDVSLARQARSAMSAPAWRRLVTYAAAEPGWWAETVGAHFEDWTAAAPLVRRFHLAEDCATWPVGRLSTGESQRLGLIRLLVQGPSVLLLDEPTSALDEAGREAVEAAVRERLDAGAGAIWVTHDASQAKRVAKRCLRMERGEAVESVP; encoded by the coding sequence GTGGCGTCTGTGCTGCGGCCTGACGAGATCTTGCTGCGTGTGCGCGGCCTGAGCGGCATCTGGCTGGCCGAGGTTTCCTTCGATCTCGCTGCGGGCGAGTGCCTGGCCGTCATGGGTCCCTCCGGTTCCGGGAAGAGCCTCCTGCTGCGCGCGCTGGCCGATCTGGATCCCAACAGCGGCGACGTCAGTCTGGCCAGGCAAGCGCGCTCGGCGATGAGCGCACCGGCGTGGCGGCGCCTGGTGACTTACGCGGCGGCGGAGCCCGGCTGGTGGGCGGAGACGGTCGGCGCTCACTTCGAAGACTGGACGGCGGCGGCCCCCTTGGTCCGACGGTTCCACCTGGCCGAAGACTGCGCAACCTGGCCGGTCGGCCGCCTCTCCACCGGGGAGTCGCAGCGGCTCGGATTGATCCGTCTGCTCGTGCAGGGGCCCTCTGTGCTCCTGCTCGACGAGCCGACCTCGGCCCTGGACGAGGCCGGACGGGAAGCCGTGGAGGCCGCCGTGCGCGAAAGGCTGGACGCGGGCGCGGGGGCGATTTGGGTTACCCATGACGCGTCCCAGGCGAAACGCGTGGCGAAGCGCTGCCTGCGGATGGAGCGCGGCGAGGCGGTGGAGTCAGTCCCGTGA
- the fetB gene encoding iron export ABC transporter permease subunit FetB: MNAIPLGYADLAIAAVLVLINGALSVALNLGIARQLGIATLRMIVQLTLIGFVLTTLFALASPLWTAVAALAMVLFAGREIMARQRRRMRGWWSYGLGTGSMLMAAGLVTAFGLTASVGPDPWYDPRYALPLLGMVLGNTMTGISLGLDTLSSGLVRDRAAVEARLALGATRSLAFLPVTRAALRSAYMPIINAMAATGLVSLPGMMTGQILAGADPDAAVRYQILVMFLIAGGTGFGATTAVLWGTRRLSDNRHRLRLDRLAPARD, translated from the coding sequence GTGAACGCGATTCCCCTTGGATATGCCGACCTCGCCATCGCCGCGGTCCTTGTGCTGATCAACGGCGCGCTCTCGGTCGCCCTCAACCTGGGCATCGCTCGTCAGCTCGGGATTGCAACCCTGCGCATGATCGTCCAGCTGACTCTGATCGGGTTCGTGCTGACCACCCTCTTCGCCCTGGCCTCGCCGCTCTGGACCGCCGTGGCGGCCCTGGCCATGGTGCTCTTCGCCGGCCGGGAGATCATGGCCCGGCAGCGGCGCCGCATGCGGGGCTGGTGGTCCTACGGCCTCGGCACGGGGTCGATGCTGATGGCCGCCGGCCTGGTCACGGCCTTCGGCCTCACCGCCTCGGTCGGCCCCGACCCCTGGTACGACCCCCGCTATGCCTTGCCGCTGCTCGGCATGGTGCTCGGCAACACCATGACCGGAATCAGCCTTGGGCTGGACACGCTCTCGAGCGGCCTGGTGCGCGACCGGGCCGCGGTCGAGGCGCGGCTGGCGCTGGGCGCGACCCGCAGCCTGGCCTTCCTGCCGGTCACCCGCGCCGCCCTGAGAAGCGCCTACATGCCGATCATCAACGCCATGGCGGCGACCGGGCTGGTCTCCCTGCCCGGCATGATGACGGGACAGATCCTGGCCGGCGCCGATCCCGACGCGGCGGTCCGCTACCAGATCCTGGTCATGTTCCTGATCGCCGGCGGTACGGGCTTCGGCGCCACCACCGCGGTACTCTGGGGAACCCGAAGGCTGAGCGACAACCGCCACCGTTTGCGCCTCGACCGGCTCGCCCCGGCGCGCGATTGA
- a CDS encoding cold-shock protein: MANGQDFDHPAVSQHAVAAVVKWFNPVKGFGFVQPNDGSPDAFLHISVLQEIGRRDLPEGAKIVCDLAQGRKGLQVAAINHVEDPPDSAPQPAMMGEAETSQLEGTVKFFNAEKGFGFVIPDDGSKDVFVSARTLQRIGLATLESNQRVRLSIRHGQKGPMAEHVEVLG, translated from the coding sequence ATGGCAAACGGTCAAGATTTCGACCATCCGGCGGTCTCGCAGCACGCGGTCGCCGCGGTGGTCAAATGGTTCAATCCCGTTAAGGGTTTCGGATTTGTTCAGCCCAACGACGGCTCGCCGGACGCCTTCCTGCACATTTCCGTCCTGCAGGAAATCGGGCGTCGGGACCTGCCGGAAGGCGCCAAGATCGTCTGTGACCTGGCACAAGGCCGCAAAGGCCTCCAGGTCGCCGCGATCAACCACGTCGAGGATCCGCCGGACTCGGCGCCGCAGCCCGCGATGATGGGCGAAGCCGAGACGTCGCAGCTCGAGGGCACGGTCAAGTTCTTTAACGCCGAGAAGGGTTTCGGCTTCGTCATTCCAGACGACGGCAGCAAGGACGTCTTCGTGTCGGCGCGAACCCTGCAGCGGATCGGACTGGCGACGCTGGAATCGAACCAGCGCGTGCGCTTGAGCATTCGCCATGGCCAGAAAGGCCCCATGGCCGAGCACGTCGAGGTTCTTGGATAA
- a CDS encoding PA0069 family radical SAM protein, which produces MDDAVPNKAVKGRGAVSNEAGRYEPYQRVRTADGWEGAWDRDAPEPRADTLISPDASREIIATNQSPDIPFDRSINPYRGCEHGCIYCYARPSHAWLGLSPGRDFETRIFAKHEAPALLRKALSKRGYKPKVIALGANTDPYQPAERKLEITRGVLEVLRQARHPVTIVTKSALILRDLDILAPLAEAGLVRVMVSVTTLDGALARKLEPRAPRPERRLAAIEGLNKAGVPAGVLAAPMIPALNDAEMEKILEAAAGAGARSAGYTVLRLPLEIKDLFREWLDAHFPDRRDRVFSLVRQTRGGKLYDADFKHRMRGHGVYAEMIAKRFQIARKRLGLDKNEWQPDTSQFVAPGPDPNQLALF; this is translated from the coding sequence ATGGACGACGCGGTTCCCAATAAGGCGGTCAAGGGGCGCGGCGCGGTCAGCAACGAGGCCGGGCGTTACGAGCCCTACCAGAGAGTCCGGACCGCCGACGGCTGGGAAGGCGCCTGGGACCGGGACGCGCCGGAGCCGCGGGCCGACACGCTGATCTCGCCCGACGCGAGCCGCGAGATCATTGCCACGAACCAGTCGCCGGACATCCCCTTCGACCGCTCGATCAATCCCTATCGGGGCTGCGAGCACGGCTGCATCTACTGCTACGCCCGGCCGAGCCATGCCTGGCTCGGCCTCTCACCGGGCCGGGACTTCGAGACCCGGATCTTCGCCAAGCACGAGGCGCCGGCGCTTCTGCGCAAGGCCCTGTCCAAACGCGGCTACAAGCCGAAGGTCATCGCGCTCGGCGCCAACACCGACCCCTACCAGCCGGCCGAGCGCAAGCTGGAGATCACTCGCGGCGTCCTGGAGGTGCTCCGCCAGGCGCGCCATCCCGTCACCATCGTGACCAAGTCGGCGCTGATCCTGCGCGATCTGGATATCCTGGCGCCCCTGGCCGAGGCCGGCCTGGTTCGGGTCATGGTCTCGGTGACCACCCTGGACGGCGCGCTGGCGCGCAAGCTGGAGCCCCGGGCGCCGCGTCCGGAACGGCGGCTGGCCGCCATCGAGGGGCTCAACAAGGCCGGGGTGCCGGCCGGGGTGCTCGCCGCGCCCATGATCCCGGCGCTGAACGACGCGGAGATGGAGAAGATCCTCGAAGCGGCGGCCGGGGCCGGCGCGCGCTCCGCTGGCTACACGGTTCTGCGGCTGCCCCTCGAGATCAAGGACCTGTTCCGGGAGTGGCTCGACGCCCACTTCCCGGACCGCCGCGACCGGGTCTTCAGCCTGGTGCGCCAGACCCGGGGCGGCAAGCTCTACGACGCCGACTTCAAGCACCGCATGCGCGGGCACGGCGTCTATGCCGAGATGATCGCCAAGCGCTTCCAGATCGCCCGCAAACGGCTCGGCCTCGACAAGAACGAATGGCAGCCGGATACCAGCCAGTTCGTCGCCCCGGGTCCCGACCCGAATCAGCTCGCTTTGTTCTGA
- a CDS encoding TIGR04283 family arsenosugar biosynthesis glycosyltransferase: protein MTADPGISVLIPALDAEAGLPAVLDSLEPGRREGLIAEVLLCDGGSKDQTARVARDRGARVLSAGRANRGRQLATAAAAAGADWLLFLHADTRLAPGWVGAAERFMSVPRNARRAGYFRLELDDPAPQARRIEAVANWRARTLGLPYGDQGLLITKSLYGSLGGYRPLALMEDVDFVRRLGRRRLVMLESEAITSAARYRRGGWLLRPLRNLGILALYFAGLPPAWLKRLYG from the coding sequence ATGACCGCCGACCCCGGGATCTCCGTGCTGATTCCCGCCCTCGACGCCGAGGCGGGGCTGCCGGCCGTGCTCGACTCGCTGGAGCCGGGCCGCCGCGAGGGACTGATCGCCGAGGTCCTGCTGTGCGACGGCGGTTCCAAGGACCAGACCGCGCGCGTCGCGCGGGACCGGGGCGCGCGGGTGCTCTCCGCCGGCCGCGCCAACCGGGGCCGCCAGCTCGCCACGGCCGCCGCAGCCGCCGGCGCCGACTGGCTGCTCTTTCTCCACGCCGACACGCGCCTCGCGCCCGGATGGGTCGGTGCGGCCGAGCGCTTCATGAGCGTGCCCCGGAACGCCCGGCGCGCCGGCTACTTCCGCCTGGAGCTCGACGACCCGGCGCCGCAGGCGCGCCGGATCGAGGCCGTGGCCAACTGGCGGGCGCGAACCCTAGGCCTGCCCTACGGCGATCAGGGGCTGCTGATCACCAAGAGCCTCTACGGCAGCCTCGGCGGCTACCGCCCGCTCGCGCTGATGGAGGACGTCGACTTCGTCCGCCGCCTCGGCCGCCGGCGCCTGGTCATGCTGGAGAGCGAAGCGATCACCTCGGCGGCGCGCTACCGCCGGGGCGGCTGGCTGCTGCGGCCGCTGCGCAACCTCGGCATCCTGGCGCTCTACTTCGCCGGGCTGCCGCCAGCCTGGCTCAAGCGGCTCTACGGATGA
- a CDS encoding site-specific DNA-methyltransferase, with protein sequence MGRLPETSVDLVFADPPYNLQLSGDLSRPNHSRVEGVDDHWDRFDDLASYDDFTRRWLAAARRVLKDDGSLWVIGSYHNIFRVGACLQDLGFWILNDVVWRKSNPMPNFRGRRFTNAHETMIWAAKHQEAAYTFNYAAMKALNDDLQMRSDWLLPICTGAERLKDGQGRKAHSTQKPEALLHRVILAASKPGDLVLDPFLGSGTTAAVAKRLRRRYIGFEREADYVALAERRLAAVRPLDDESLAVTPSKRDQPRIPFGWLVERGLLEPGTLLYAPGRRSVAKVRADGTLVTADFRGSIHQAGAHVQGAPACNGWQFWNIDVEGQLVPIDVLRQKLRAELS encoded by the coding sequence ATGGGCCGCCTCCCGGAAACGTCGGTCGATCTCGTCTTCGCCGACCCGCCCTACAACCTCCAGCTCTCCGGCGACCTGAGCCGTCCGAACCACAGCCGGGTCGAGGGCGTCGACGACCACTGGGACCGCTTCGACGACCTGGCCAGCTACGACGACTTCACGCGCCGCTGGCTGGCCGCCGCGCGCCGGGTCCTCAAGGACGACGGCTCGCTCTGGGTTATTGGCAGCTATCACAACATCTTCCGGGTCGGCGCCTGCCTCCAGGACCTCGGGTTCTGGATCCTCAACGACGTGGTGTGGCGTAAGTCCAACCCCATGCCGAACTTCCGCGGCCGGCGCTTCACCAACGCCCACGAGACCATGATCTGGGCGGCCAAGCACCAGGAAGCGGCCTACACCTTCAACTACGCGGCCATGAAGGCGCTGAACGACGACCTGCAAATGCGCAGCGACTGGCTGCTGCCGATCTGCACCGGGGCCGAGCGGCTGAAGGACGGCCAGGGGCGCAAGGCGCACTCGACCCAGAAACCCGAGGCCCTGCTGCACCGGGTCATCCTGGCGGCGAGCAAGCCGGGCGATCTGGTTCTGGACCCCTTCCTGGGCAGCGGCACCACGGCGGCGGTCGCCAAGCGGCTGCGGCGGCGCTACATCGGGTTCGAGCGCGAAGCCGACTACGTCGCCCTCGCCGAGCGCCGGCTCGCGGCGGTCCGGCCGCTCGACGACGAGTCCCTCGCGGTCACCCCCTCGAAGCGTGACCAGCCGCGCATCCCCTTCGGCTGGCTGGTCGAGCGCGGTCTCCTGGAGCCGGGCACGCTGCTCTACGCGCCCGGACGGCGGAGCGTCGCCAAGGTGCGCGCCGACGGAACCCTGGTGACCGCCGACTTCCGGGGCTCGATCCACCAGGCGGGCGCCCACGTTCAGGGCGCGCCGGCCTGCAACGGCTGGCAGTTCTGGAACATCGACGTGGAGGGGCAGCTGGTGCCGATCGACGTGCTCAGGCAGAAGCTGCGCGCTGAGTTGTCCTGA
- a CDS encoding ATP-binding cassette domain-containing protein — MSLALEQVGKTVGSETHLRDITLELAPGSLNVLLGPTLAGKTSLMRIMAGLDRPTSGRLLLDGRDVEFYRSPARVAWTPSGTNVPDYPKLAQLWWQNIGEAVAGEVTVDTAMDNLAREQDKVLRRLQRSNVQGDCGPKLNDEIDPEKWLSQAGSPKAKLANEKPQGETVDYDQLIQAWREGRVK, encoded by the coding sequence ATGAGCCTGGCCCTGGAGCAGGTCGGCAAGACGGTCGGTTCCGAGACCCACCTCCGGGACATCACGCTCGAGCTGGCGCCGGGCTCGCTCAACGTCCTGCTCGGCCCGACCCTCGCCGGCAAGACATCGCTGATGCGCATCATGGCCGGCCTCGACCGTCCGACCAGCGGGCGCCTGCTGCTCGACGGCCGCGACGTCGAGTTCTACCGCAGCCCGGCGCGTGTCGCCTGGACGCCGAGCGGCACCAACGTCCCCGACTACCCCAAGTTGGCCCAGCTCTGGTGGCAGAACATCGGCGAGGCGGTGGCTGGCGAGGTTACCGTGGACACCGCCATGGACAACCTGGCGCGCGAGCAGGACAAGGTGCTCAGGCGGCTGCAGCGCTCCAACGTTCAGGGTGACTGCGGACCGAAGCTCAACGACGAGATCGATCCCGAGAAGTGGCTTAGCCAGGCGGGCTCGCCCAAGGCCAAGCTGGCCAACGAGAAGCCCCAGGGCGAGACGGTCGACTACGACCAGTTGATCCAGGCCTGGCGCGAGGGACGGGTCAAGTAG